Proteins encoded together in one Manis pentadactyla isolate mManPen7 chromosome 6, mManPen7.hap1, whole genome shotgun sequence window:
- the NOP58 gene encoding nucleolar protein 58 isoform X2: MEGKINKQLKKVLKKIVKEAHEPLAVADAKLGGVIKEKLNLSCIHSPVVNELMRGIRSQMDGLIPGVEPREMAAMCLGLAHSLSRYRLKFSADKVDTMIVQAISLLDDLDKELNNYIMRCREWYGWHFPELGKIISDNLTYCKCLQKVGDRKNYASAKLSEILPEEVEAEVKAAAEISMGTEVSEEDICNILHLCTQVIEISEYRTQLYEYLQNRMMAIAPNVTVMVGELVGARLIAHAGSLLNLAKHAASTVQILGAEKALFRALKSRRDTPKYGLIYHASLVGQTSPKHKGKISRMLAAKTVLAIRYDAFGEDSSSAMGVENRAKLEARLRTLEHRGIMKISGTGKALAKTEKYEHKSEVKTYDPSGDSTLPTCSKKRKIEQVDKEDEIVEKKAKKSRVKIKVEEAAEEEEEEAEGVVVVEEEAVSVKKKKKDKKKHIKEEPLSEEEPCTSTAIPNPEKKKKKKKKKDNED, encoded by the exons ATGGAAGGCAAAATCAATAAGCAACTGAAAAAAGTTCTGAAGAAAATAGTAAAAGAAGCCCATGAACCCTTGGCTGTAGCTGATGCCAAACTAGGAGGGGTCATAAAG GAAAAGTTGAATCTCAGTTGTATCCACAGTCCTGTTGTTAATGAACTTATGAGAGGAATCCGCTCACAAATGGATGGATTAATCCCTGGGGTAGAACCACGTGAAATGGCAGCTATGTGTCTTGGATTGGCACACAG CTTATCCCGGTATAGATTGAAATTTAGCGCTGATAAAGTGGACACAATGATTGTTCAGGCAATTT CCTTGTTAGATGACTTAGATAAAGAACTAAACAACTACATTATGCGGTGTAGAGAATGGTATGGCTGGCATTTTCCTGAATtaggaaaaattatttcagataaTTTGACTTACTGCAAGTGTTTACAGAAAGTTG GCGATAGGAAGAATTATGCCTCAGCCAAACTTTCTGAAATACTACCAGAGGAAGTTGAAGCAGAAGTGAAAGCAGCTGCAGAGATATCTATGGGAACAGAGGTTTcagaagaagatatttgcaacatTCTACATCTCTGCACTCAG GTGATTGAAATCTCAGAATACAGAACCCAGCTCTATGAATATCTACAAAATAGAATGATGGCCATTGCACCCAATGTTACAGTCATGGTTGGAGAATTAGTTGGAGCACGGCTTATTGCTCATGCAG gttcTCTCTTGAATTTGGCCAAACATGCAGCTTCCACAGTTCAGATTCTTGGAGCAGAAAAGGCACTCTTCCGAGCCCTCAAGTCTAGGCGAGATACCCCAAAGTATGGTCTCATTTATCATGCTTCACTTGTAGGCCAGACAAGTCCCAAACACAAAGGGAAG aTTTCTCGAATGCTGGCTGCCAAAACTGTTCTAGCTATCCGATATGATGCTTTTGGTGAAGATTCCAGTTCTGCAATGGGAGTTGAGAACAGAGCAAAATTAGAGGCCAGGTTGAGGACCTTGGAACATAGAGGG ataATGAAAATAAGTGGAACAGGAAAGGCAttagcaaaaacagaaaaatatgaacaTAAAAG TGAGGTGAAGACTTACGATCCTTCTGGTGACTCCACACTGCCAACCTGTTCTAAAAAACGCAAGATAGAACAAGTAGATAAAGAGGATGAAATTGTTGAAAAGAAGGCCAAAAAATCCAGGGTTAAAATTAAAG TTGAAGAAGCTGccgaagaggaggaagaagaggcgGAAGGAGTGGTAGTGGTAGAAGAAGAGGCAGTATctgtgaagaagaagaaaaaggacaagAAGAAACACATTAAGGAAGAACCACTTTCTGAGGAAGAACCATGTACCAGCACAGCAATTCCT AatccagaaaaaaagaagaaaaagaaaaaaaagaaagataatgagGACTAA
- the NOP58 gene encoding nucleolar protein 58 isoform X1: MLVLFETSVGYAIFKVLNEKKLQEVDSLWKEFETPEKANKIVKLKHFEKFQDTAEALAAFTALMEGKINKQLKKVLKKIVKEAHEPLAVADAKLGGVIKEKLNLSCIHSPVVNELMRGIRSQMDGLIPGVEPREMAAMCLGLAHSLSRYRLKFSADKVDTMIVQAISLLDDLDKELNNYIMRCREWYGWHFPELGKIISDNLTYCKCLQKVGDRKNYASAKLSEILPEEVEAEVKAAAEISMGTEVSEEDICNILHLCTQVIEISEYRTQLYEYLQNRMMAIAPNVTVMVGELVGARLIAHAGSLLNLAKHAASTVQILGAEKALFRALKSRRDTPKYGLIYHASLVGQTSPKHKGKISRMLAAKTVLAIRYDAFGEDSSSAMGVENRAKLEARLRTLEHRGIMKISGTGKALAKTEKYEHKSEVKTYDPSGDSTLPTCSKKRKIEQVDKEDEIVEKKAKKSRVKIKVEEAAEEEEEEAEGVVVVEEEAVSVKKKKKDKKKHIKEEPLSEEEPCTSTAIPNPEKKKKKKKKKDNED, translated from the exons ATGTTGGTGCTGTTTGAAACGTCCGTCGGCTACGCCATCTTTAAG gTTTTAAATGAGAAGAAACTTCAAGAGGTCGACAGTTTGTGGAAAGAATTTGAAACTccagagaaagcaaataaaat aGTAAAGCTAAAACATTTTGAGAAATTTCAGGATACAGCAGAAGCATTAGCAG CATTCACAGCTTTGATGGAAGGCAAAATCAATAAGCAACTGAAAAAAGTTCTGAAGAAAATAGTAAAAGAAGCCCATGAACCCTTGGCTGTAGCTGATGCCAAACTAGGAGGGGTCATAAAG GAAAAGTTGAATCTCAGTTGTATCCACAGTCCTGTTGTTAATGAACTTATGAGAGGAATCCGCTCACAAATGGATGGATTAATCCCTGGGGTAGAACCACGTGAAATGGCAGCTATGTGTCTTGGATTGGCACACAG CTTATCCCGGTATAGATTGAAATTTAGCGCTGATAAAGTGGACACAATGATTGTTCAGGCAATTT CCTTGTTAGATGACTTAGATAAAGAACTAAACAACTACATTATGCGGTGTAGAGAATGGTATGGCTGGCATTTTCCTGAATtaggaaaaattatttcagataaTTTGACTTACTGCAAGTGTTTACAGAAAGTTG GCGATAGGAAGAATTATGCCTCAGCCAAACTTTCTGAAATACTACCAGAGGAAGTTGAAGCAGAAGTGAAAGCAGCTGCAGAGATATCTATGGGAACAGAGGTTTcagaagaagatatttgcaacatTCTACATCTCTGCACTCAG GTGATTGAAATCTCAGAATACAGAACCCAGCTCTATGAATATCTACAAAATAGAATGATGGCCATTGCACCCAATGTTACAGTCATGGTTGGAGAATTAGTTGGAGCACGGCTTATTGCTCATGCAG gttcTCTCTTGAATTTGGCCAAACATGCAGCTTCCACAGTTCAGATTCTTGGAGCAGAAAAGGCACTCTTCCGAGCCCTCAAGTCTAGGCGAGATACCCCAAAGTATGGTCTCATTTATCATGCTTCACTTGTAGGCCAGACAAGTCCCAAACACAAAGGGAAG aTTTCTCGAATGCTGGCTGCCAAAACTGTTCTAGCTATCCGATATGATGCTTTTGGTGAAGATTCCAGTTCTGCAATGGGAGTTGAGAACAGAGCAAAATTAGAGGCCAGGTTGAGGACCTTGGAACATAGAGGG ataATGAAAATAAGTGGAACAGGAAAGGCAttagcaaaaacagaaaaatatgaacaTAAAAG TGAGGTGAAGACTTACGATCCTTCTGGTGACTCCACACTGCCAACCTGTTCTAAAAAACGCAAGATAGAACAAGTAGATAAAGAGGATGAAATTGTTGAAAAGAAGGCCAAAAAATCCAGGGTTAAAATTAAAG TTGAAGAAGCTGccgaagaggaggaagaagaggcgGAAGGAGTGGTAGTGGTAGAAGAAGAGGCAGTATctgtgaagaagaagaaaaaggacaagAAGAAACACATTAAGGAAGAACCACTTTCTGAGGAAGAACCATGTACCAGCACAGCAATTCCT AatccagaaaaaaagaagaaaaagaaaaaaaagaaagataatgagGACTAA